One window from the genome of Gimesia aquarii encodes:
- a CDS encoding outer membrane protein assembly factor BamB family protein, which translates to MHRLRGSIALIMLGTLSLSTEISFAQQERVTNPPKFRESVSLDVNNAVLKKMGSVRDYLASQQWEDAVNTLRQISDEYGNSLYPESTGRYVRVSEYCQIFLSQFPPEAIAIYREKVDPRAKRWWEEAIAESSQQPLLNIVEQALMSSYGDDALYRLGNISWEQGALSQARAYWRKLIPVSNAGKQSSNPGVFLYPDTDLSVPEILARLILVSFFEGNFKRAEFELNVFRKRYPQAAGSLAGKRGNFVALLSDILSNRALVSLPDSTTAMQTFAGHQTRNYRAEKKVDVGAVAWSFRIPRTGNQEFTRKPAFKQAVAPGIFPVVHRDHVFFNDAERIYALNWKSGLPAWSTDQNASPVIYPSVLRGFFRKPFRPVVGVPRFTMTISEGRLYARMGPPVTSVAKDERLGLFSDLVCLDLDQGQGKLLWKISSSQLREQNFIWSFEGTPVISGSKLFVVLHRGFPQVQTNVACFSTETGELIWNQKVCMALRNIEEGVNYISHLLLTLAEGQLYLSTDMGAIASLDSDDGKINWVVTYPTQEESTHTELSDHMKTGMVPCLYDRGILYAAPQDSSLLMAFDADSGLLLWEREFPEPIRDLLGVNQSTLCVSGNQLFGLNKRTGTVSWKVGYQDPEGFGYGRGILAGKYVYWPLREEILVVDAEQGFLAQKIALGSMHGESGGNLVMVGGRLLIAQPGKLTAFDNYGRIQADDSRSVPTGLIK; encoded by the coding sequence ATGCATAGGCTACGCGGTTCCATCGCTCTGATCATGTTGGGAACCCTGAGTCTCTCAACTGAGATTAGTTTTGCTCAACAGGAACGGGTAACCAATCCACCAAAATTTCGCGAGTCTGTCTCATTAGACGTGAATAATGCAGTTCTCAAAAAAATGGGTTCTGTTCGTGATTATTTAGCTTCGCAACAGTGGGAAGATGCTGTCAATACTTTACGTCAGATATCTGATGAATATGGTAACTCGCTTTACCCGGAATCGACGGGTCGTTATGTGCGGGTCTCAGAATATTGTCAGATTTTTCTTTCTCAGTTCCCGCCTGAGGCGATTGCCATCTATCGTGAAAAAGTAGATCCTCGTGCGAAACGCTGGTGGGAAGAGGCAATTGCAGAATCGTCCCAACAGCCGCTGCTGAATATTGTCGAACAGGCGTTAATGAGCAGCTATGGAGATGATGCCTTATATCGCCTGGGTAATATCTCCTGGGAACAAGGGGCTCTTTCGCAGGCACGCGCCTATTGGAGAAAGTTAATTCCGGTTTCTAATGCCGGAAAACAGAGTTCAAATCCAGGTGTGTTTCTGTATCCCGACACTGATTTATCTGTGCCTGAAATTTTGGCTCGATTAATTCTGGTCAGTTTTTTTGAGGGCAATTTCAAACGCGCGGAATTTGAGTTGAATGTGTTTCGTAAACGTTACCCACAGGCTGCTGGATCTCTTGCCGGGAAACGGGGGAATTTTGTTGCGTTGCTCTCTGACATTCTGTCAAACAGGGCATTGGTTTCTCTACCGGATTCTACGACAGCAATGCAGACGTTTGCCGGTCACCAGACTCGAAATTACCGCGCAGAAAAAAAAGTAGATGTTGGTGCTGTCGCGTGGTCTTTCCGAATTCCGAGAACTGGAAATCAAGAGTTTACTCGTAAACCAGCATTTAAACAGGCAGTTGCTCCCGGGATCTTTCCGGTTGTGCACCGCGATCATGTTTTTTTTAATGATGCCGAGCGGATTTATGCATTGAACTGGAAGAGTGGCCTACCCGCCTGGTCTACCGATCAAAATGCCAGTCCTGTTATTTATCCCTCTGTGTTACGAGGCTTTTTCAGGAAGCCATTTCGTCCCGTAGTGGGGGTGCCTCGTTTCACTATGACAATTTCCGAAGGCCGACTCTATGCACGGATGGGACCTCCGGTGACTTCTGTTGCAAAAGATGAACGATTAGGTCTCTTTTCAGATTTAGTCTGCCTCGATCTTGACCAGGGGCAAGGTAAATTGCTTTGGAAAATTTCCTCTTCGCAATTGCGCGAACAGAATTTTATCTGGTCTTTCGAAGGGACACCTGTCATTTCAGGCAGCAAGTTGTTTGTCGTGTTGCATCGCGGATTTCCTCAAGTACAAACGAACGTAGCCTGTTTTTCGACTGAAACAGGGGAGTTAATCTGGAATCAAAAAGTTTGTATGGCGTTAAGAAACATTGAAGAGGGAGTGAATTATATCAGCCACTTGCTGCTGACACTCGCGGAAGGTCAACTTTACCTTTCAACAGATATGGGAGCGATTGCTTCACTGGATTCAGATGATGGCAAGATCAACTGGGTTGTAACCTATCCGACACAAGAAGAATCTACGCATACTGAATTAAGCGATCACATGAAAACCGGAATGGTTCCTTGTTTATATGATCGAGGAATTTTATACGCGGCACCTCAAGATTCCTCTCTGTTGATGGCCTTTGATGCTGATTCTGGTTTGTTACTTTGGGAGCGAGAATTTCCTGAACCAATCCGCGATTTACTGGGCGTGAATCAATCAACCTTGTGTGTGAGCGGCAATCAGTTATTCGGTTTAAACAAAAGAACGGGAACTGTTAGCTGGAAAGTCGGTTATCAAGACCCTGAAGGGTTTGGATATGGGCGAGGAATATTGGCAGGAAAATATGTATATTGGCCTTTAAGGGAAGAGATTCTTGTGGTTGATGCAGAACAAGGATTTCTAGCCCAAAAAATTGCCTTGGGATCAATGCATGGTGAATCAGGTGGCAATCTGGTTATGGTTGGTGGACGATTATTAATTGCGCAACCTGGCAAATTAACTGCGTTTGATAATTATGGTAGGATACAAGCTGATGATTCACGGAGCGTTCCTACAGGATTGATAAAATAG
- the lpxK gene encoding tetraacyldisaccharide 4'-kinase, with amino-acid sequence MNEVEYLRIISGQKTDLRAQFLKPCLWLLSLPYYIIVLIRNWMFDRHWRSVKNAAVPVISLGNLTTGGTGKTPLVAYLTQWFQKQDINVALLSRGYRSLPGEVNDEKLLLDRLCPGVPHYQNPNRCASAVKAVEAGAQLLILDDGFQHRKIARNLNIVLIDSLCPWGYGYLLPRGLLREPKSALKRADLVILTRTDQCSQAELENLTSEVEKQVPRNLIVHAEFRPQYLVNAHGETQLLESVAGKTVVSFCAIGNPEGFKQTLKRAGFQVAGMEVFPDHHHYSQAELNTIGTHATAASADLILTTCKDLVKMSEHKLAGVPVWAVEIGVEITAGREDYQEILQNLANQVSSC; translated from the coding sequence GTGAACGAAGTGGAATATTTGAGAATCATCTCAGGCCAAAAAACGGACTTGAGAGCCCAATTTCTCAAACCCTGCCTCTGGCTTTTAAGTCTACCTTACTACATTATCGTTTTGATTCGAAATTGGATGTTCGATAGACATTGGCGTTCGGTAAAGAACGCGGCCGTTCCCGTGATCAGCTTAGGGAATCTTACAACGGGAGGTACAGGTAAGACGCCGTTAGTTGCGTATCTGACTCAATGGTTTCAAAAACAGGATATCAATGTGGCTCTATTGAGCCGCGGGTATCGTTCTTTGCCTGGCGAGGTAAACGATGAAAAATTATTACTAGATCGTCTTTGTCCCGGAGTTCCTCATTATCAAAACCCGAATCGATGTGCTTCCGCTGTGAAGGCCGTTGAAGCAGGCGCGCAACTACTGATTTTAGATGATGGATTTCAGCACCGTAAAATTGCGAGAAATCTGAATATTGTTTTGATCGATTCCCTTTGTCCGTGGGGATATGGTTATTTATTACCACGTGGTTTGTTGCGCGAACCAAAGTCGGCATTAAAGCGGGCGGATTTAGTGATTCTCACGCGTACTGATCAATGTTCGCAAGCAGAACTGGAGAACTTGACAAGTGAAGTTGAGAAACAGGTTCCTCGCAATTTGATTGTGCATGCTGAGTTTCGGCCGCAGTATTTAGTGAATGCGCATGGGGAAACACAATTACTGGAATCTGTAGCGGGCAAAACAGTAGTCTCATTCTGTGCGATCGGAAACCCTGAGGGCTTTAAGCAGACTTTGAAACGCGCTGGTTTTCAGGTTGCCGGAATGGAGGTATTCCCCGATCATCACCACTATTCCCAAGCAGAGCTAAATACAATCGGAACTCACGCTACGGCTGCTTCAGCAGATCTGATCCTGACGACATGCAAAGACCTTGTAAAAATGAGTGAACACAAGTTGGCTGGAGTGCCAGTCTGGGCCGTCGAAATAGGAGTCGAAATCACGGCAGGTCGCGAAGATTATCAAGAGATCCTGCAGAATCTTGCAAATCAAGTGTCCTCCTGTTGA
- a CDS encoding DUF1573 domain-containing protein produces MFVKSSFRFGILGLILFVLSGSASYGQEWAQKLFNKDKIDFGVIARGSDAEYRLKIKNNLENTVHISNVRTTCGCSAAEPSKSTLASGEEGYIAVKMNTTRFQRRKDSNVIITLDAPQYAEVRIPITAYIRTDVVFTPGAANFGSVEVGKGAETTVGLAYAGRDDWAITGIESKNPSVTAKAVETARGGGRVNYNVMLTLAPGTPLGPIREQLILKTNDVNFKTVPLLVEAKVEPDITITPQVVSLGMMVPGQEKTVNVVIRGKKPFEINKIECESDDEAFKIRMPKAAQPVHVLPLTITPPNKPGNYSEEFTVTIAGRNTPITFKAYGKISDTKTN; encoded by the coding sequence ATGTTTGTAAAGAGTAGTTTCCGATTTGGTATTCTGGGTTTGATTTTATTTGTGTTGAGCGGCTCGGCTTCCTATGGTCAAGAATGGGCTCAAAAATTATTCAACAAGGACAAAATCGACTTCGGTGTCATTGCCCGTGGCTCTGATGCGGAATACCGTCTGAAAATTAAAAATAACCTCGAAAACACTGTCCATATTTCGAATGTACGTACGACATGCGGTTGCTCTGCCGCAGAACCTTCTAAAAGCACTCTGGCAAGTGGAGAAGAAGGTTATATCGCAGTCAAAATGAATACGACACGCTTTCAAAGGCGTAAAGATTCAAACGTCATCATCACCCTTGATGCTCCGCAGTACGCAGAGGTTCGAATTCCTATTACTGCCTACATCCGTACCGATGTCGTATTTACTCCCGGTGCTGCTAACTTTGGATCAGTGGAAGTCGGAAAAGGAGCAGAGACAACAGTTGGTTTAGCATATGCTGGCCGTGATGACTGGGCGATTACCGGCATCGAATCTAAAAACCCTTCTGTCACAGCCAAAGCTGTCGAGACCGCCCGTGGCGGTGGACGCGTCAATTATAACGTGATGCTGACACTTGCTCCGGGAACGCCACTCGGACCAATCCGAGAGCAGCTCATTCTGAAAACGAATGATGTGAATTTCAAAACAGTCCCTTTGCTGGTTGAAGCAAAAGTGGAACCAGATATTACCATCACTCCCCAGGTTGTTTCACTGGGTATGATGGTTCCCGGTCAGGAAAAAACTGTGAATGTTGTGATCAGGGGTAAAAAGCCTTTCGAAATCAATAAAATTGAATGTGAATCAGATGATGAAGCATTCAAAATTCGCATGCCCAAAGCAGCCCAGCCGGTTCACGTTTTACCATTGACAATTACTCCGCCGAATAAACCCGGAAATTATTCAGAAGAGTTTACTGTCACAATCGCTGGACGAAATACACCGATTACATTTAAAGCGTATGGTAAAATTTCGGATACGAAAACGAACTGA
- a CDS encoding sirohydrochlorin chelatase encodes MVESMSDARTKAVLLIAHGSRRAAANQDLVKLAEMLREREQFPVIEIAYLELTTPTIPDGAAQCVAAGVDEVLMLPYFLSAGVHVQNDLEQYREEFAAKYPGIKFRLCSHLGLHPLMLEIVVDRLNEPESDRPE; translated from the coding sequence ATGGTTGAATCTATGTCTGATGCAAGAACGAAGGCAGTTCTCTTGATTGCACATGGCAGTCGTCGCGCTGCCGCCAATCAGGATCTCGTGAAACTGGCTGAAATGTTGCGCGAACGGGAACAATTTCCGGTGATTGAGATTGCCTATCTTGAGTTAACGACACCAACGATCCCGGATGGTGCGGCACAGTGTGTGGCGGCTGGAGTAGATGAGGTTCTGATGTTACCTTATTTTTTGTCGGCAGGAGTGCATGTACAGAACGATTTAGAGCAGTATCGAGAGGAGTTTGCTGCTAAATATCCAGGCATCAAATTTCGGCTCTGTTCCCATTTGGGCTTACATCCATTGATGCTGGAAATTGTGGTGGACCGGTTGAATGAGCCCGAAAGCGATCGTCCTGAATGA
- a CDS encoding serine/threonine protein kinase: MNKHENEVTPERLGEYLIGKKIGAGGMGSVYLATNIHTDQQVAIKVLPSALAREPGFVERFHREIEALKKMHNPYVIEFYDSGVDNETYYYVMEYVEGETLTKRLHREKRIDWKTAVNISIQICSALKAAHDAGIIHRDLKPSNLILKEDDSIKLADFGVAQLFATEKLTVTGGIIGTAEYMSPEQAEGKRVTKQSDLYSLGAVMYVMLTGKPPFSGKTMLAIIQKQKYGQFDLPGRYVDDLPTWLEEIVCQLLEKDPQKRFPDAYVLSRRLQEVLNKFEMSTSEDTYAFSKTNNSSETPTVVQSGSEPEAGTGTLMQGLMRAQLESESTGSRLSQLFDNTFFLLGLLILVMVGGYFWFQERALSPQEMFEQSELILQQPENPEWYTARDKYLLPLLESHPDEWGTRVEDRLERIKTYELSTKAGITAKRRSRTAPQNEPQRFMMLAQHYLEIGNNSEAEHILAALVDVLNENPDQKEMRDLALQMLNQLRQDSRKNAERFVMLTQAMANADALAEEKKYKEAAALWNALIVLYEEDKAKAAQEFIRRAKENLANLPELNQTEQPQSEAQKANTPNE; this comes from the coding sequence TTGAACAAGCATGAAAACGAAGTGACTCCCGAAAGGCTGGGAGAATATTTGATCGGAAAAAAAATTGGCGCCGGCGGAATGGGGTCAGTTTATCTGGCCACGAATATTCACACTGATCAACAAGTAGCCATTAAAGTACTCCCGAGTGCACTAGCCCGCGAACCTGGTTTCGTCGAACGATTTCATCGTGAAATTGAAGCGCTGAAAAAAATGCACAACCCGTATGTGATTGAATTTTATGACAGTGGTGTTGACAATGAGACCTACTACTATGTCATGGAATATGTCGAAGGAGAAACATTAACCAAACGACTCCATAGAGAAAAACGGATCGACTGGAAAACCGCGGTTAATATTTCCATTCAGATTTGCTCAGCACTGAAAGCCGCCCATGATGCCGGTATCATTCACCGCGACCTGAAACCTTCTAACTTAATCCTCAAAGAAGATGACAGTATTAAGCTTGCTGATTTTGGTGTGGCCCAGTTGTTTGCAACAGAAAAGCTCACTGTCACCGGCGGGATTATTGGCACAGCGGAATATATGTCACCCGAACAGGCCGAGGGGAAGCGCGTTACTAAACAGAGTGACTTATACTCTTTGGGTGCGGTCATGTATGTCATGCTGACCGGAAAGCCTCCGTTTAGCGGAAAAACGATGCTGGCCATTATTCAAAAACAAAAATATGGACAGTTTGATCTCCCCGGAAGATATGTCGATGACTTGCCCACCTGGCTCGAAGAGATCGTTTGCCAGCTACTGGAAAAAGATCCCCAGAAACGATTCCCGGATGCTTATGTTCTTTCTCGCCGATTGCAGGAGGTGTTGAACAAATTCGAGATGTCGACCTCTGAAGATACCTACGCCTTCTCGAAAACAAATAACTCTTCAGAGACACCCACCGTGGTTCAATCGGGTTCTGAACCGGAGGCGGGTACTGGAACCTTGATGCAAGGATTAATGCGGGCACAACTGGAATCGGAAAGTACTGGCTCGCGCCTAAGCCAACTATTTGACAACACTTTTTTCTTACTTGGTCTACTGATATTAGTAATGGTGGGAGGCTATTTCTGGTTCCAGGAACGCGCACTCTCTCCTCAGGAAATGTTCGAACAATCCGAGTTAATCTTGCAACAGCCAGAAAATCCGGAATGGTATACTGCTCGCGATAAATATCTGCTGCCACTTCTGGAATCACATCCCGATGAATGGGGGACACGGGTTGAAGACAGACTTGAACGGATCAAAACCTATGAGCTCAGCACAAAAGCTGGTATCACAGCCAAACGTAGATCACGCACCGCCCCCCAGAATGAACCACAGCGATTTATGATGCTCGCACAACATTATCTGGAAATCGGCAATAATTCTGAAGCAGAACACATTCTTGCTGCTTTAGTTGATGTACTCAATGAAAATCCTGATCAAAAAGAAATGCGAGATCTTGCCTTACAGATGCTGAACCAACTACGGCAAGACTCTCGTAAAAATGCTGAACGATTTGTCATGTTAACGCAAGCGATGGCAAATGCAGATGCACTTGCTGAAGAAAAAAAGTACAAAGAAGCAGCCGCCCTCTGGAATGCTTTGATTGTTTTATATGAAGAAGACAAAGCAAAGGCAGCACAGGAATTCATAAGACGCGCCAAAGAGAATCTCGCTAATTTACCAGAACTCAATCAGACTGAACAACCTCAATCAGAAGCTCAGAAAGCTAACACACCTAATGAATAA